Genomic segment of Synechococcus sp. A15-28:
TTTCACAAGGCTGGGCAGGCCATCCGCCAGAACCTTCAAAGCCGTTGCCGCAACTGGTTGCTGGTCACCGCAGGGTTGGGACTGGCCTTTCTGGTCAGTCAGATGGTCGAATACTTCACCCTCCCCTTCGGTCTGACCGACAACCTGTTCGCGAGCACCTTTTTTGCCGCCACAGGATTCCATGGATTGCACGTCACCCTTGGTGCTCTGATGATCCTGATCGTCTGGTGGCAAGCAAGTACCGACGGTGGACGCGTGACGGCAGACAATCACTTTCCCCTTGAAGCGGCCGAGCTGTACTGGCACTTCGTGGATGGAATCTGGGTGATTTTGTTCATCATCCTCTATTTACTCTGATCGCTTGCCAGGGCTGGGATGCATGGCCACAATTCATTTGAATTGATTGCGGAAATGCTGGTCGGCAAAGAACTGCTGGACAAGGCCAGATCGCTCAGCAATCGGCCGGAGGATGACATCGCGAGAGGTTGTGGTTACGTCGGTCCCAGTGGCCGATTGCTCAAGAAGAGCTTTTACCGAGCGCTGGTCGAAGCAAAAGCAGAGGCCCAGGGTTGGCAACTGCCTCGAAGCACAACCAGCGGTGGAGGCAGTGGAAGCCGCGGCCGTCAGGCCG
This window contains:
- a CDS encoding cytochrome c oxidase subunit 3 produces the protein MTSTLPVQPESSPAIDPHGHEEHADHRMFGLATFLVADAMTFAGFFAAYLTFKAVNPLPEGAIYELELPLPILNTVLLLVSSATFHKAGQAIRQNLQSRCRNWLLVTAGLGLAFLVSQMVEYFTLPFGLTDNLFASTFFAATGFHGLHVTLGALMILIVWWQASTDGGRVTADNHFPLEAAELYWHFVDGIWVILFIILYLL
- a CDS encoding AbrB family transcriptional regulator — encoded protein: MLVGKELLDKARSLSNRPEDDIARGCGYVGPSGRLLKKSFYRALVEAKAEAQGWQLPRSTTSGGGSGSRGRQAEFRTRVHGNGNLLIGHAYTKRLGLEPGQEFRIELNRDSRSICLLPLNDETTERTGDQVQPFSESQSSEMAGVE